In the genome of Arabidopsis thaliana chromosome 4, partial sequence, the window CTATCCACATTGGACTGGAAGATGAACTTGATCACTCCTTTTCATTACTTCAACTACTTCCTTGCTAAAATCTCTCAGGACAACCATTCTGTTTCTAAAGACTTGGTGTTGTTAAGATCCTCtgattctcttcttgcttTAACTAAAGGTAACTCTATTaagaaacacatttttttctcaagatCAAAGCATTTATTGATATcacatttttgtttccatgtAGAGATAAGTTTTACGGAGTATCGACagtttgttgttgctgctgttaCTACATTgctagcttcttcttctacctcATCGGATATTAGATTGACTAGAGAAGAGATAGCTAACAAGTTTGGTTCGATCTCTTGGTGGACTTCTAATGAGAATGTATAAATCTTGGTGTCTTtttattcgattttgattgtttgatgttgatgatcatAATCTTAGGAGTGTTGGGTTTTGTAGGAAAATGTATATTTGTGTTATCAGAGAACGCTAGAGATTGAGGAGAGGAAACATATGACACCTCCACCGGAAATAGCGGTTTCTCGCGAACCGCCGGCTTCAGGAAGTGGCGCTAAACGCCGATTgtcttttgatgattctgatCAAAGTTCTCCACCAGCCAAGAGAATGCGTAGGCTATGAAGagagagtttctttcttcttcaagttttggcttatattgatttggtttcttttttggcaacatattgatttggttttatattcaatcatttgattatagagaaaaaatggTCTGAATACATCggttatttcaatttttatgaaGTAACTCATATAGGTTCTTCGTATGAAGGTCTTTGGATTTCTTGGGGATGAAATGTGACTATTAAAACATTAGGGGCTTCTCTGAGAGAATCTAGGAAATATGAGGAGtgaatgtaaataaataagaaaaacagaaaggGTGAATAGTTTTAGGCCAATAGTTGCAGTGCCAGTGATTTGGTTTCACatcctcttttatttttttattgtcttatttttttatttgttatgttgcaatttctttttcatttgatattacaaaattttgtcatagatttttttttttttttggcatcaAAGTCCATTTTTTTAACCTCTTTAACTTTCAAAAGGGCTCATTCATagcaaataataaatgaaaaaactctttttaagGTAaggtaaaattattttatatttgataaatatatttattttcttatctttattgACACTTTTGGTCATCTCCAAAGTGAATCCATCTGTATGCTACTCAACATGTTATGTCCATTCCACAAAGTCCTTCGTGATCTTTTCATgttctcaaatctcaatatataatatcttggaaaaaaattaatcaaataaaaagaaaattttcttgtttaggAAAAATCATCGTTACTTATCTTTGATAGATAACTACTTTTACGAATTGACAATCAGTCGATCACGATAAACTAAAACggatatatattttgctcCAATAAGTTTTCTTTAGCATTATAGAAACCAACAACTTGTAGTGGAACTGTGGAAGTACTTTGGATCAATGATTGGATCTAAAGATGAAACCCCAATTTATACAGAAATTTGCATGTGATGTTTTTAAGTTAACGTACTATTCTACGCGCAAGTCAAAAGTGCATCGTACTCGTACATATAGAggtagattgttttttttgtgtgtgtttataggattattgttaatattttcaatgaaatgcagttgagaaaaaaaaaaaaaaacatatgtgtAATAGACTGAAGAAACAACAACCCAACGACTTGTTTAAGTGAGAAACAACTGTCTCATACAATACAACTTGGGATCCAAAGTTTTGGTTCCATTAATTAAAGCTTTAATTCCAAAATGATTAGCAACGAATTAAAAGACttattacaaacaaaatgcaTTCTTACAAATTAAGAAGCATAAAGTACTGACagaatataattaaagatAATGTGTGTGTGGTTTAAGGCCAATGTTTTGTTGCTCTAAGAGATTATTCAACAAATCAAGAAGCATAAAGGGTCAAGCTTTACTTCACCAAGAACTAGTTAATGCTTCTGAATTTTCTGTTGCCTATCTTTCAATGAATATTAGTATGTCccaattgttattttttttttttgcttattatcATTGAGTTAAaccattttgtttctgttggGTTTTGTGTAGACATATGTGAGATTCACGGGTAACACAATTTAGTTACAACTCTCACTTTGGTTAGGAGATGGATAAACTAATGACTAGTGAGATTgaaatatcacaaaaataactaatctTTATGTAAATTCTATTTTCATTCTAGATATTAATTAGTCCTTTATTTATGAACATTTATTCACACGATCACAAACTTAAACAATTAGTTATAGAATATTTTACCGGTCTAATGTTCACATAGAAATTATAATTTACCTATACGCCTACAAGGGACAAATGACTATAGTATACTCATTTTTTCAATctaaaaaatggttttactTCATAGAGATCCTAAATTGAtaacatttaaaaatgtttttttcttttcttaaagaagagtctttcttatttattacAGTTTTGAGATTGACAGGCTTTGGAATTGTTATATGGAATCAGTTTTGACTGATGAGATATGATGTCAGGAGAAGAGGCTCCCACTAAAAGCCATGACTTCATTGAGAGATTTTCTAAGTATATCAAATTACAGTCTGGCTAGATAACAATTTTGTACccaaataatcatttttcttattttaaccttttgcttcctctgttttttcaatgtcctttttctgtatttttgcATTTGTCATTCAATAGAGACCAAATTTAGATTccaaaaatgagaaaaagaaagaaaagagaagtgTCATTTCAAAGATACAGAGAGTTTTACAAAAATGGAGGAAATCAGATATTTGTCCTTAATAGCACTAAtcaaactgaaaaataaaagtcaagaataaaaaacagagtcaTTGCATAATGCAAAAACTTTGTTAGAAGACTTGTCCGTTCTAAACTTTGAAGTAACTGGTCTAATATAGAGATCTTTAAAGAGTGGTTTCGAGCCAATTTTGATGGAACGATCAAACGGGAATCGTCTTCAGTCCAGCGGCGATTGGCATACCCAAGAAACCTATGAAGATACTGAAGATCCATTGTGTTATTGTGAGTGGTGTTGTGCTTGCAAATGTGCCCAAGAACTCGATGATTATGATCTGAAAGAAAACCGTTGCACCGATCACAACCACAAAGACGTAATTGTCCAGTATTCCTTTGAAAACATCGATCTCTTCCATCTCTCGCGAGCTTATCTCGTTAAACACCTGGAGTTTTCAGAACCAAAGTCATGTCAAGAATCTATCTTTATAGCTCGAGTATTGTTATCAGTAATCTTTGTTCTTTACCTGACAGAAGACGAAGCAGTTGAAGATAAGAGTGTTTAACATGAGAGTTGAGTCAGGACCGTCGAGACCAAACATAGCCTTCCCTTTGGCTTGGAGAATCCAAATTACGATGAATTGGTAAACAGCTTGTCCTAAAATGTTCCTCCACATCGCATTAGTGATGAAATTGCCTCTCCTTCCAACAGGTAAACGCTTCATCAGCTCGTCGTTTGGTGGCTCTGTAGCTAAAGCAAGAGCTCCAAGTGTGTCCATGATCATGTTCACCCACAACAATTGAACAGCAGTTAAAGGAGCACTTCCTGAAGATTATCATAAGAGCTGTGTCAAACAAGGAATCCAAAATGATTCTTTTCGAGACATTGAATTGGTATTCTTACTAAACCTACCGGTTAAACAAGCTGAAGAGAAGTTAACAACCAGTGCAACAACATTAACGGTAAGCTGAAACTGAACGAATTTCTGGATGTTTATGTAAACAGAACGTCCCCATTTAGCAACTGTGACGATCGTGCTGAAGTTATCGTCGAGAATGATGACATCAGCGCTCTCTTTCGCCACCTAAAAGGTTATACAGATAGAAACTTTTAGATTCTTTAGCTCTCACAAATGACATAACAAAATCTTATCATATACTCACTTCAGTTCCAGCAATTCCCATTGCTAGTCCAATATCAGCTTCATGAAGTGCAGGTGCATCATTTGTTCCATCTCCAGTGACAGCAACAACTTCATCAAACGTTGTCCTTAACTGTTTCACAAGTGTATGCTTATCCATTGGTGAAGAACGAGCCATCACCTGTATAAGAACATAGGAAAGGTTATGtttcaaaaactaaacaaaaaaaattaagtctTTAGTTCATGAAACAAAAAGCACCTGAATCTTTGGAATCAGTTCTAGTAactcttcttgattcttctctcTGAATACGGGACCTTCGATGGCTATACCGTCATCAGTTAAAATCCCACATTCTCTAGCAATTGCTTTCGCGGTGTTAATGTTATCTCCTGTAACCATCCTCACAGTGATTCCAGCACGGCGACAAAGCTCAACAGATTCTTTAACTCCAGGACGTACGGGATCTTTGATTCCCACAATCCCTACGCAAGTAAATCCAGAAGCCGGGATTGCATCATCCGGCGAAAACCCGCCTTCAATATCCATATAAGCAAGGCAAAGAGTTCGAAGAGCTTCATTAGCAAACTCGTTGATTGTAACATTCAGATACTTGATTGATTCTTCATCAAGTGGAACAACCTCACCGCTCGAGTTTACAACTTTGTCACAAGCAGCTAAAACAATCTCGGAAGCTCCTTTCGTGTGAGCACGCATACGTCCTCCCTCAGGAAGCTCGATTACAACTCCCATTCGCTTCTTTGTGGAGTTGAAAGGCTCAACTTTGATCACTTTGTAAGACTTCCTCTCTTCTTGGAACTTACCTCCAAGAGATAACCCCAACTCTAATATAGCAGTCTCTGTTGGCGTCCCCAAAAGCTCGGTTTTCCCATGTTTGTTGACAACAACTTCGCCTCCTGTGTTATTGAAAATCGATTGAATCAACAACTTCACCGCAGATTCCGGGATTTCTGATTGCAAGCTAGAACCTTTATTTGCTACATCTTGCACATTCATGCAAATGCAAGACTTCACAACGGTCATGTGATTGGTTGTGAGTGTACCAGTCTTGTCACTGCAAATCGTCGTTGCAGATCCCATAGTCTCACATGCTGCTAAATGCCTCACAAGAGCTTTATCgttcatcattttcttcatgGCAAACGCAAGACTTAGAGTCACAGCTAAAGGCAATCCTTCAGGAACCGCAACCACAACGATTGTCACAGCAATAGCAAAGTATTCCAAGAGCTCCAATGCTTCATCACCAGACCAGACCCAGTGAGTTCCCGTTGAAAGCTTCCTCATAAACATTCCTTGCACCAGAACCGCGAAAGTAACCACCGCAAAGAAAAGACCAATTTTGCCAATGATGGTAGCAACTCCATTGAGTTTCACCTGCAGTGGAGTTTCATCATCCCCTCCTTCGGTCAAAGTCGCCATTAGCTTTCCCCATTGAGTCCTCATCCCAACTGTAGTAATCATCATCTTACAAGATCCATCTTGCACTTTGGTTCCAGACATAAGGAAAGGATTCTGCGCATTCACCATCACAGGCTCACTTTCACCAGTCAAACTCGATTCATCTATCACCACAGAGAATCCCGAGAGGAAAAGACCATCAGCAGGAACCTGATCTCCAATCGCCAGATGAACAATGTCACCAGGAAGCAAGTCGTAAATCGACAGTTTCTGTCTAAACCCGTTCCTTGTCACCTGAACagtgatcttcttcttctctttatccAAATCACGGAACTGCAAAGACTGGCGGTAATCGCTAGTAGCTGTAACAAACACAACCAAGAGAATACTAGCCGCAATGCCAAGACCATCATGTGATCCTTTAGGCCATCCTTCAGTAGCTATCCCAACAATCAAAGACACGAAAGCACAAACACCAAGAATCATAAGAGTCATATCCTGAAGAGCTTCCCATACAAACACCCAGAAACCCCTCATTTCGCTCTCTGCAAACTTGTTGATTCCGAAAAGCTCTTGCCTTTGGGATAACTGAGCAGCCTCAGTAGAAAGGCCATCTGTGGGAGATGCCTTGAGCTTACCTGCAAGCCCATCAACTCCACCATGGAACTTGAGCTTCTTAACATCATGACTTTCAACAATTGATCCTAATTCGTCAGCACAAATCTCAAAGCCAGCAGCTTTGACATCTTCAGGGACAGTGTAGTCACTTGGAGAAACACCTACAACAAAAACtcacataaacaaacaaacaaacaaacaaaaatcgaaactttgaCACAAATCAGCAACTTTGATCACATATAAACTCACCAGAGATAAATTGGAAAGCAGCTTTGGAAACAAGAACAGCGATCCTTAATTTCTCCTGTATATAGAAAGTTTTTAAGATCCTTCATCGCTATACACAAAATCCATCTAAAAGTTCGAAGATttcaacaaaatcattaaCAACGATgacatagaagaaaaagaaaagagacaaaacctGGTTGGTGCGACGCATCGCGGCGGCTTCATAGCGTTTAGAGAGATTAGCGGTGAAACGAAACCGACGTTTAGGGTTCTTAACAACGCCACAGAGATTACGCCATTTCTCAAGCACTTCCTCTGAAGAATGCTTCGCTTTCACATCGAAATTCTCGTTTAGGTAACTCTCCATCTTCTTactccctcttcttcttcaatctcctctgttttttttgtcttccaGCTTCAATGGCTTTTTTGTTTGGCTCTCTGTTTCAAATTCTTCTGTATATttggtggagaagaaaaaaggaacctttttattttttggtgggtgaagaagagaaatcgGAAGCTTttaatggagaagaaaggtaaagtttttttttattcaaagatctgagttttttttgcttaagcATTTGACCGAGTCGTTGAGTTTATTAACATTTGGTGATGAGAAGCTGAGTTGACTCGTTTTAAATTCGTGTGTCCAACAAAGTTTctcttacatttttaataaaaacattcGACTTATTATTGAAgagaataattaaataaagacATGCACTACTTTCCATTTATAACGAACGTTAAATCATTCTTGAAACATTCATGCAGGCCATGACGAGTACATTACGCgtttatgttattattgttGAGTTTATGATTGGTTTTTATTCCCAAATTTGTGAATGAATGTGgacattttataattaaaaaaattagaagattacagaaaaaaaaaggtttaaaaactAGTAAAATACTATGGATGAGTAAATGACGtaatttttagatttactcaatataatatatactgtatagaaaaaaatggaatataaTATACAGAGAGTTTTAATTGGACCATATTTTGCAAGATTTTTCTAAGAAGTTTACCTTTCGTAGCtttggttttttgttgtttggctGCTCACGTTGATTTCACTTTGACCAAATTGAATGACAATTGTGGGACAAAAGTGCGGTGATTTTTGACAATAATAAGAAATGGGGTcgtttatataaataaagagaaattggAGGACCGTTGACCCAGAGACTATTGCAAAAAACCCGACACTTCGGGGACGCCACGTTGGACCAAGCCCATTGGTTCTATTTGGACTCAAAAACATTGATTGCTTTATGTCTTTTTATTATTCGTTTGGTACTAATTGCTTATGTCTCTGTTCATCATTCTAGTTCAATAACTAgtgttttttattcttctccaATTGAATAATGCGTTTACCTTGACTTCATGGAAAATGACACTTTCAAAAAAGTTGGACATGCAGATTTGGGCTTAGAATGGGCCTTTATAGGCCTTGAAAGCTATTAAGATCTTTCTTTACACGGCTTTGTTTGCTTTATTGGCCTTTAGGGCCTAACAAATTTTGGGCTCTGGTATATGTTTGCTTCTCTAAAATATTTGGGAtgcttttgagaaagaaaaataaacaataaaactgttaatcattttttttctttaagcgATTCTGCTGAGTTATGTGTTGGACAGGCATTGGAACAGCTGTGGGATGACGTTGAAGTTGCTCGTGTGGTTGTGGTCTCCGATTGTCACTCTGCCATGGGAAGCTAGTTCGTTACCCCATAAGTTGCCAAGATTCTGTGATCTGCTGGATAAAATTCACAGTTTAgccattaccaaaaaaataaaaaaatcacagTTTAGCAACGGTTTTGAAGGTTGTAATTTCACTTGGTCGCGGTTCGGACTGATGTCACTGCTCCTGCTATCGCTAAAAGTGTGACTAGGGAAGGAAAAATTCAGTTATATATGGGACTAAGAAAACCAGCTTGGTTTCATATTCAAGTGGTGGACGAAGTTCGTTGATGAGATATTTGTTGTGTTACGAAATCCATTAACCAAATAACATTTTGCAATCATAAAAAGTTGTTTGAAAGAGGTCTAGACGTACGTTGATGACCCATAAATTTGTGTAAattcacaaatatatatttttcggATGATTCTACACATATCATATCAACCTCCATGATTTTGGTATGCCgtacaatttttaaaaaactttagccGGTGTCACTTATATGTAGTTTTAGTGGGAATAGTCAtgtcaaaattattattttgagttAGGTTTGATTGAGTTGGTTCTAATAATGTATGATATTTTCTACATCATTTGCTCTACATTGTTCcgatttagattttacaaaatggtACGAAATTGGTCACCTAAAAGTCTGTTTTTTTACCTTTGTGTGATTGATGGGAGACCTACaggttttttttgtctatggCTTAATTGAAGGATAGtagaatatttttgtaaaaatatttgatcatTTCATTACTAATCGAAAAAGATAAGTTAACGGTTCATTTCTGGGGCTAAACAATCCTAACCATGGGGAAGATGTTTTCTCCAAGTATATAAATCTTAATTAGCATACAGGCATGCATAACAACCAAATTAGCGAATGAATATGGGTTTATATGCGAGAAACAAATTAGGGTCTACTGTATACATAAACAATGTAATTATGCATTTATGCTATGGCTGTTTGGTGTTGTGTATAAAACATAGTGGCACATATAACCGAAATTATTAtcgactatatatatatatatatatatatatatatatatatatatatattcttcaaaaGATTAAGATGGGACTTTTCCTAGAATGCAAGAACAGATTTCGAGAAATTACATAAGAAACTGAATTGCAACACTCGATAGGTTTCGAAGAAAGGGACAAAGAAGCAGAGCGTGGGGTTTCTTCTAATAATTGTAGAAGAAACTGATCATGAGAACATTTGATCTACCAGAGATGGTGATGACTCATAAGATGTAAATATCTACTGCATTATGTCTAGCCTAGGCTATAATGTAGATTTGATCACTTTCTTCATTAATTAGTTTGGAATTTTAGCATGATATAGCATATATCTAAATATGTCCGAAACTTTCCTACATACTAGAAAATATGGAGAGTTATGTAATGTAGGTTTGCTtgttaatatacaaaataacatcatcatttagtttttagattttttattttattttttataatggtGCTACGTACGTGGCGATCAAATTATTCCAATTTTGAGACTTCGGGATTTTAAACGAAATTAAACAATGGGCATGAGCTCGGGGGGATAGACAAGATTAATGCTTTGTATCGAGACAAACGAGAAAATCATGATGAGCCTATGCATTAAGTGCCGTTGGTTAATTAGAGGTTCGCATATACATAAACCAGTAGACATATGGATAAATATgaacacacacaccaaaaaagtGGGAAATCTAAATAAGTGTAGAGAATAATAAGTCCTCAGGTGGGAGATTCAAAGAGAGGACAATGAAGGGTATATAGACTCTAAACAAAAATGGCATGACTTAGTGGAGAGGGTTTTAAATTGAAACAAGTAGgattgaagaacaagaaaacaaagaagcatgCCCTAGATTTCTGAGATAATAATTACACATTGCTGTTTATATAAGGTAAGAGAATATGACACATTGGTTGGTTTCTTACGGGtaaatgtgaagaaaaaaaaatagtaatatttgagaaaatctaaaatagtAAAGAGGTAtatatggagaagaagagagaaaagggaaaaatagTGGCAGAGAATGGAGAGAGGTTAGGAGGCAAAGGCAAATGTGGAGctttgatgatgttgatgcaCGCCGTCAGCTTTTCTTCACGCCTGCTCCCACTCACTCACACCTATGAACATTCTCTctctattttataattatattcacATGTCTCTATGTTACTATGTAAATGGTGACCActtaagtatttatatatcatgTATATATCTTATAGGTATCATACAAAATGGTCATGAAACTTTTGCAATTTCAATCTACTTGTTCATTGTAGATGCTAGCTTTTcacatgttttgaaaattagtCTGGATCTGAAATTCTTTAATTAGCATTGTTTTGTTGGTCAACGTTTAATTTCTTGATTATTGATGTCAAAAATTCAGAGCGTTCAGAACTCTTACactaatttcttaaaaataatcgATTAAGAGAAAATAGAGTTTTCATGCACCAGTGTTGATAGTAACGTAGTCGCGGAATGTCTAAAACGATTATGAGTTTGGTGTTTTGATTGGTTAGAATTGGTATTAGTAGGACATTCTAACTTTTTTGTTAGTCTGTTGATTTAGGATGCGTAAagagtctttttattttacacCAGTTGAGACTTGGGATCGATAGTACTTGAAACACTTGGTTGGTTTCATGTATTTGGcctatatataaacaaacatcGTAATT includes:
- the ACA2 gene encoding calcium ATPase 2 (calcium ATPase 2 (ACA2); FUNCTIONS IN: calcium-transporting ATPase activity, calmodulin binding, calcium ion transmembrane transporter activity; INVOLVED IN: transport; LOCATED IN: endoplasmic reticulum, plasma membrane, endoplasmic reticulum membrane; EXPRESSED IN: 25 plant structures; EXPRESSED DURING: 15 growth stages; CONTAINS InterPro DOMAIN/s: ATPase, P-type, ATPase-associated domain (InterPro:IPR008250), ATPase, P-type, calcium-transporting, PMCA-type (InterPro:IPR006408), ATPase, P-type, H+ transporting proton pump (InterPro:IPR000695), Haloacid dehalogenase-like hydrolase (InterPro:IPR005834), ATPase, P-type cation-transporter, N-terminal (InterPro:IPR004014), ATPase, P-type, K/Mg/Cd/Cu/Zn/Na/Ca/Na/H-transporter (InterPro:IPR001757), ATPase, P-type cation-transporter, C-terminal (InterPro:IPR006068), ATPase, P-type phosphorylation site (InterPro:IPR018303); BEST Arabidopsis thaliana protein match is: Cation transporter/ E1-E2 ATPase family protein (TAIR:AT2G22950.1); Has 47430 Blast hits to 34684 proteins in 3201 species: Archae - 904; Bacteria - 32793; Metazoa - 4036; Fungi - 2849; Plants - 2078; Viruses - 3; Other Eukaryotes - 4767 (source: NCBI BLink).) is translated as MESYLNENFDVKAKHSSEEVLEKWRNLCGVVKNPKRRFRFTANLSKRYEAAAMRRTNQEKLRIAVLVSKAAFQFISGVSPSDYTVPEDVKAAGFEICADELGSIVESHDVKKLKFHGGVDGLAGKLKASPTDGLSTEAAQLSQRQELFGINKFAESEMRGFWVFVWEALQDMTLMILGVCAFVSLIVGIATEGWPKGSHDGLGIAASILLVVFVTATSDYRQSLQFRDLDKEKKKITVQVTRNGFRQKLSIYDLLPGDIVHLAIGDQVPADGLFLSGFSVVIDESSLTGESEPVMVNAQNPFLMSGTKVQDGSCKMMITTVGMRTQWGKLMATLTEGGDDETPLQVKLNGVATIIGKIGLFFAVVTFAVLVQGMFMRKLSTGTHWVWSGDEALELLEYFAIAVTIVVVAVPEGLPLAVTLSLAFAMKKMMNDKALVRHLAACETMGSATTICSDKTGTLTTNHMTVVKSCICMNVQDVANKGSSLQSEIPESAVKLLIQSIFNNTGGEVVVNKHGKTELLGTPTETAILELGLSLGGKFQEERKSYKVIKVEPFNSTKKRMGVVIELPEGGRMRAHTKGASEIVLAACDKVVNSSGEVVPLDEESIKYLNVTINEFANEALRTLCLAYMDIEGGFSPDDAIPASGFTCVGIVGIKDPVRPGVKESVELCRRAGITVRMVTGDNINTAKAIARECGILTDDGIAIEGPVFREKNQEELLELIPKIQVMARSSPMDKHTLVKQLRTTFDEVVAVTGDGTNDAPALHEADIGLAMGIAGTEVAKESADVIILDDNFSTIVTVAKWGRSVYINIQKFVQFQLTVNVVALVVNFSSACLTGSAPLTAVQLLWVNMIMDTLGALALATEPPNDELMKRLPVGRRGNFITNAMWRNILGQAVYQFIVIWILQAKGKAMFGLDGPDSTLMLNTLIFNCFVFCQVFNEISSREMEEIDVFKGILDNYVFVVVIGATVFFQIIIIEFLGTFASTTPLTITQWIFSIFIGFLGMPIAAGLKTIPV